GTAGTGGTAAACACGACGTCGGCGCAACAGGGTTACGCCCTGGCAGAACGTATCCGCGCCACGATTGAACAATATCCGTTCAGCTGGCGTGAGCAGGCGCTGTTTTTGACCGTCAGTATTGGGCTGGGCAGTGGAAAATCGGATCCGTGGAAGCTGACGGAGATTTTTAACCGCCTGATGAGCGAAGCGGATGATTATCTGTATCGCTCGAAAAAAGCAGGCCGAAATCGCACCAGCGCGCGAATGACAGAGATAACGACTGCCGTCCAAAAGGCTGCGCCATCGGAACAGCTGTAATCGTTTGCCTGCCCGGCGAGAGGGCCATCACCATATATTCACAAAACTGATAAATGCCTTGATACGTATTTTATCCGTCAATAATATAATGGGGTGATTATATCGGAAAATTCGTGTGATGAACGGAACTGACAGACTCAGTAAACCCCCCTCGCGTGCCTGGCAGTCGGTTTATCAAACGCACGTTTCTGATGCGAGTGCTTGGAACATTTCTCTGCTTTATTCCCATTCTCTCTGTCCTGGTGGAACACCAACGTTCACCCTGGCTTATGGGTCTGCTGGGGATCAACGCCTTTATCTGGCCGACGCTGGCCTTCTGGCGCGCGCGTCGCTCCGCCACGCCCCTGACAACAGAACATCAAAACCTGGTGCTGGACGCCGGGGCAGGTGGTTTCTGGATCGCCATGATGGCGGCGAACCCGCTGCCCTCTGTCGCCATTGCCACTATCTTAATGGCCGACCGGCTGGCGGCCGGCGGATTCCCGTTAATGAAAAAAGCCGGTGCGGTGATGCTGGCGGTGTTTATGGCCAGCTGGCTGACGCAGGGGATGGCGCTGATCCCCTGGGTGTCGCAGCGCACCCTGTACGCCACGCTGCCGCTGATCGGGATCTATACCGTGGCATTGAGCGTGCTCACCAACAGTATCGCCATGCGGCTGCGCTTCAAATCGCGCGAGCTGGAACGCATTGCGATGATGGATCCGCTGCTCGATATTGCCAACCGGCGTCTGCTGGAGAAGCGAATCGATAATGAACTGCATAAGCTGCGGCAGACCTGCCGCGAATCGGCGCTGATGTTTATCGATATCGACAACTTCAAAGAGGTTAACGATCGCTTCGGCCATAAGGTGGGGGATATGCTTTTAGTGACAGTGTCACAAATATTGCATATTGCCACCCGACAGAGTGATACTCCGGCGCGGCTGGGCGGCGACGAGTTCGTGATCCTGCTGCCTGACACCACGCTCGACGAAGCGCACAGGGTCGCCAGCCGGATTATGGATGCCGCCGCGGTGATCGACGACGTGGCGGAAGAAGCTGTCCATTGTACGATGAGTATCGGTATCGCCATCGCCACCCGGGAGATGGGAAATGTCACAGACTGGTTACAGGCAGCCGACATCGCGCTCTATCAGGCGAAACGCGAAGGTAAAAATCGGATATTCGCCCATTGACCGGCCTCAGAATGCGCTAAGCTTTTAAAAAGCCTGACGTCCGGAGCCTGTATGAAATCCCCCCGCTTTACCCAAGAATGAAACGGCGCGTCTTAGCGCCTTGCGCGAATCCGGGCTGCTGGAGATCGAAAATCACCCGACCTATGACCGACTGACCCGACTGGCAAAGCGCCTGTTTGCGGTGCCGGTCGCGATGATCAATCTTGTTGATGAGCATGTTGTGGTGGTCAAATCCGCGGATGGCGCTGACGCCACCAACCTGCCGCGGAATCTCTCTTTTTGCGGCCATACCGTGCTCAACGAGACGCCGCTGGTGGTGCCTGACACCTTAGACGATGCCCGTTTTGCCGATAATCCGCTGGCGACCGACGACAATCCGGTGCGGTTTTATGCCGGTCATCCACTGCGTCTACCTAATGGCGCCACGGTGGGGTCGCTGTGCATCATCGACCATCAGCCGCGGCAGTTTTCCCCTGCTGATGTCGAAGCGCTGGCCGATCTGGCGGCGCTGGTGGAGGTGGAGTTCGCCGCGACCTGCGCTACCATCATCGACGATCTGACCGGGCTGTATAACCGCCGTGGCTTTCACCATCTTGCCACCTACGCCATTGGTGCCGCGCGCCGTCGGGCAGAGCCGCTGACCCTCGCCTGGCTGGATCTCGATCGCTTTAAGCAGATTAACGCCCGTTTTGGTCGCGCCGATGGCGACAACGCTCTGAAGGCGATGGCCGGGCTGCTGAGTTCTACCTTTCGGGAAGCCGATGTACTGGCGCGTTACGGCGGGGATGAGTTCGCGATCCTGTTTGCCAACAGCGACGAGAAGGGGGCTTGGATCGCCATGCAGTATCTCACCGAACAGGCTGCGGTGTGGAATGAGCATGCCGAATTCCCCTGGGCGCTTTCATTCTCTTGGGGCGTCATCGAGTTTAACCACGATCGCGACGATCTGGAGAGCTGGCTGAAAACCGCCGATCGGATGATGTACTCCATGAAACAGCAGCGCGGTACCGGATGCTGAGATAAGAAAATCCTCTGTCAGAGACTCTTGTGTTAAGAAAATGTAAAGCGCATGGTGATGCCGTTGATAAAAAGGAGAATAATGATGACATCACCGGCTATTCAGATCTTTTCCCGCGACGAGATCCTCGCCCACCTTCCTCAGTTAGCTGACATCCTGCACAGCTGCGTTACCGGCGGCGCGTCGGTGAGCTTTATGCTGCCTTACAGCCACGAGCAGGCCAGCGCGTTCTGGCGCGGCGTGGCCGACAGCGTCGGGCGCGGGGAGCGTACCGTACTGGTGTCGATCAATGCGGAGGGCCAACTCACCGGCACCGTGCAGCTGATCGTCGATCAGCCCGACAACCAGCCGCACCGTGCGGATGTCGCCAAACTGCTGGTTCACCAGAACGCACGCCGCTGCGGTGATGCCGGGCGATTAATGCAGGCCCTGGAAAGCGTGGCCCGGGACCAGGGTAAAACGGTGCTGGTGCTGGACACGGCAACCGGCAGCGGAGCGGAGACCTTTTATCAGCGGGCGGGCTGGCAGAAAGTGGGGGAGATCCCGCGCTATGCCCTGATGCCGGACGGTAAGATGACGGGCACCTCTGTGTTCTACAAATTCTTATAAATCCTGTCACAATTCACACCGTATTTGATCAAAACAGGGGTTCGTGGTCGTTAAGTTTTGATAAGTTATCGTACCAATCTTATCAGGCTGTATGACTAATCATTACAAGGACCCCATTGTGAACACACTGAACCGTCGTGATTTCCCCGGTGCTCTCTATCCTGAACGTATCATCCAGTTTGGTGAGGGCAACTTCCTGCGCGCGTTTATTGACTGGCAGATCGACCTGCTCAATGAACATACCGACCTGAACGCCGGTATTGCGATTGTCCGCCCGATCAAAAGCGATTTCCCGCCTTCACTGAGCACTCAGGACGGCCTCTACACCACCATTATCCGTGGCCTGAACGAGCAGGGCGAAGCGGTCAGCGACGCACGCCTGATCCGTTCCGTTAACCGCGAAATCAGCGTCTACGACCAGTACGATGAATTCCTGAAACTGGCTCACAACCCGGAGATGCGCTTTGTCTTCTCTAACACCACGGAAGCGGGGATCAGCTATCACGCCGGGGATAAGTTCGAGGATGCGCCTGCGGTCAGCTATCCGGCGAAACTGACGCGTCTGCTGTTCGAGCGCTTCAGCCATTTCAACGGCGCCGCCGATAAAGGTTGGGTGATCGTCCCCTGCGAACTGATCGACTATAACGGCGATGCCCTGCGCGAACTGGTGCTGCGTTATGCCGAGGAGTGGGCGCTGCCAGCGGCCTTTACCCAGTGGCTGAACGATGCCAACAGCTTCTGCTCGACCCTGGTTGACCGTATCGTGACCGGTTATCCACGTGATGAAGTGGCGCAGCTCGAAGCCTCTCTCGGCTATCACGATGCCTTCCTCGATACCGCCGAACACTTCTACCTGTTTGTGATCCAGGGGCCGAAATCCCTGGCGCAGGAGCTGCGTCTCGACAAGCTGGCGCTGAACGTGCTGATTGTTGATGACATCAAGCCGTACAAAGAGCGCAAGGTGGCGATCCTCAACGGGGCGCATACCGCCCTGGTGCCGGTGGCCTTCCAGGCCGGGCTGGATACCGTGGGTGAAGCGATGAACGACACGGAAATCTGTGCGTTTGTTGAAAAAGCCATTCATGAAGAGATTATTCCGGTGCTGGATCTGCCGCGTGATGAGCTGGCCTCCTTCGCCAGCGCGGTGACGGGCCGCTTCCGTAACCCGTACATCAAGCATCAGCTGCTGTCGATTGCTCTCAACGGCATGACCAAATACCGCACCCGCATTCTGCCGCAGCTTCTGGCAGGGCAGCAGGCCAGCGGTAAACTCCCGGCGCGTCTGACGTTTGCCCTGGCGGCGCTGATTGCCTTCTACCGCGCGGAGCGTAACGGCGAAAGCTACCCGGTGCAGGACGATGCGCACTGGATCTCCCGCTTCCAGCAGCTGTGGACCCAGCATCATGACCAGCAGATCACCACCCGTGAACTGGTGACGGCGGTACTGAGCGTCAGCGAACACTGGGAGCAGGACCTGACGCAGGTCAATGGTCTGGTAGAGCAGGTTGCGCAGGATCTGGATGCGATTTTGCATAAAGGCATGCGCGAAGCGGTTAAACCGCTGTGTTAATCCTTTAAATTTTGCCGGGTGGCGCTGCGCTTACCCGGCCTACAGAACTGACTCCCTCTCCCTTGAGGGAGAGGGTTGGGGTGAGGGGGAGCATACCGCAGATAACTTTGCTTCTTCTTCTCCATATTAGTTACAACATACTTTTACCTCTTCCTGTTACTCCACACCTCAACCCCGGTGCGGTCTGCTCTAAGCCTCGCAAAAACGTCATCATTTTTTAACATACTTGCAACCGTGACGACGATCACGTTTAATAGTCACCGCTCTTTTTTCCGATGAAGCTGACTATGATTGTTCGACCTCAACAGCACTGGTTGCGTCTGATTTTTGTCTGGCACGGCTCCGTGCTGACCAAAATCTTTTCCCGCCTGTTTCTAAACTTTTTGCTCTCTATCGTTGTGATCATTATGTTGCCCTGGTACACCTCGCTGGGCATCAGGCTGACGGTGGCGCCGTTCAGCATTCTCGGGGTCGCCATCGCGATCTTCCTCGGGTTCCGCAACAACGCCTGCTACGCGCGCTATGTCGAAGCGCGCCAGCTGTGGGGCCAGCTGATGATTGCCTCGCGATCGCTGTTCCGCGAAGTGAAAAACACGCTGCCGGACGATCCGGCGCTGGGTGAGTTTGTTCGCCTGCAGATTGCCTTTGCCCACTGTCTGCGCATGACCCTGCGCCGACAGCCGCAGGCCGACCAGCTGTCGAAGTATCTTTCCGAGGAAAACCTGCGCGTGGCGATGGACTCCAGTTCGCCAGCTAACCGCATCCTGCTGATCATGGGGGGAATGGCTGGCGGTCAGACGCCGGAAAGGGGAGCTGTCGGATATCCTGTTCCACAGCCTGAACATTCGTCTGAATGATATGTCGACCGTGCTGGCCGGCTGCGAGCGCATCGCCAATACTCCGGTGCCTTTTGCCTACACCCTGATCCTGCACCGCACCGTCTATCTGTTCTGCATCATGCTGCCGTTCGCGCTGGTCAGCGACCTGCACTACATGACGCCGTTCGTGTCGGTGCTGATCTCCTACACCTTTATTTCGCTGGATACCCTGGCCGAGGAGCTCGAAGAGCCGTTCGGCACCGAGAATAACGATTTGCCGCTGGATGCCATCTGCAATGCGATGGAAATTGATTTGCTGCAGATGAACGATGAGCCGGAAATTCCGGCGCGCAAACTGCCGGACAAGTATTACCAGCTGACGTAAGCGTGAAGAGCATCAGCCGCGTCCCGCTGATGCAAATCATTCTTATTTCCTGGTCATTCGCCCCTGCACGGCTGCTATAATTTGAACCTTTCAGAAAGCTATCATTCACCCCACTCCTGAACAGCAGCCTGACATGCGCCGTAGCGGGGGCGACGTGAACTGACGGAGGGGGGGGTATGTCCGATTATCTGCAACCGGAGATGATCGATGAGTATTTGTCGAGCCATTTTCCCGAACTTTGGCCATCCGCGTCGGACCGGGTTGTCTACTGCCAGCAGCATACCGGGGGGCGCCATTGAACTCTATGGCAATGCGGCCCTCGCGCTATCCGCGCCTCATCAGGCTCTCGCCGCCATCGCCGAACTACAACTCTCTTCCTGGATTAACCTGCTCGATGCCATCGGGCCGCTGAGTGCGATGATTGTTGCCGGGCAGGATCTCTACGCCACGGTAATCGGCTGCACCAGACATCATCACGGGCACCTGAATGTGCTGCGCGTTGTGGAGCAGGGCGACGGTCAGACACCGGCCAGTTTTGGCACCGAGGCCGAACACAACGCTGCCCTGCGGATACTGGCCACCCGGGACAATACGCAAAACCGGGTGGTGGTGATGGACGTGGCAGGCACCGATCTGGTCTTTGTGCAGGCCAATTTTCCCTGGACGCCCGCCGCCGCCTTCGATCTTAGCCTCTGTCGGCCATTGCCTGCGCTGTGCAATCTCATCATCCCCCAGCTGATTGCGCGCAAAGGCATTAGTGAGATTATTTTTGCCGACCAGGCTTCAGCCGATCGCGCGTATGGGATGGAGAATATGGAGCCTTATCAACCCCTGCTGCGCGTGGAGCCGGATCCCGATGCGCTGGCCGTCAGCAACCGCGACATGTTGCAGCAGTTGCTGGCCCATTCGCCCGTCGGCCTGGAAAATATCACCCATAAGGTGGGGGAATGGCTGACTACTGCCCGGGACCGTTTTCGTTTTGCCTCGCACGGTGCAGCTTCGCAAGCCGCCACCGCAGAGAAACTTCGTCTGCTGCGCCTCTTTTTGCAGCTGGTCCATACCCGGGATGTCGAAATAATTCGGGCGCTGAGCGCGGAACTGACGCAAAGTGTCAGTCCTGACGAGTTCACCTCCCGTTTGCGCCGGGCGGCATGGTTAATCGCCCATGCCAGACTGGGTGAGATTACGGCGGCCCACCAGCCCGATATTGATGTCCTGCTGATCACCTCTACGGACAACGATATCTGGTGGCAGCCTGCGATCGCCGCCTTAACCCAGCACTGGGTGCAATACGGCTTTCCGGACAACTGGCTGGCGCAAATCAACGATCGCGGCACCGCCGCGCTGCTCGACGTCTCCGCTGAGAACCCCACCAGCTATCAAAAAATTCGTACCGAGTGGCTGCGCCTGTTAAACGGCAATGAGCGGGACTTTATCCTGCCCTTTGCCGCCTTTAACGACGAGGTCGATCTCGGCGGCAACTACCGCAAGCTGCAAAGGCTGGTCGATAGTGCGTTAGCGGGTGAGGTGAGTAGTGCTGCTAAACATCCGTCCGGCAAACACAAAGCTTTGCTGGCGGAGAGGGAGAGAACGCAGTTTTATAGGCTGCTCACCTTCGACCGGGAATGTTACTCCAGCCAGATGATCCGCC
This Leclercia sp. S52 DNA region includes the following protein-coding sequences:
- a CDS encoding diguanylate cyclase codes for the protein MRVLGTFLCFIPILSVLVEHQRSPWLMGLLGINAFIWPTLAFWRARRSATPLTTEHQNLVLDAGAGGFWIAMMAANPLPSVAIATILMADRLAAGGFPLMKKAGAVMLAVFMASWLTQGMALIPWVSQRTLYATLPLIGIYTVALSVLTNSIAMRLRFKSRELERIAMMDPLLDIANRRLLEKRIDNELHKLRQTCRESALMFIDIDNFKEVNDRFGHKVGDMLLVTVSQILHIATRQSDTPARLGGDEFVILLPDTTLDEAHRVASRIMDAAAVIDDVAEEAVHCTMSIGIAIATREMGNVTDWLQAADIALYQAKREGKNRIFAH
- a CDS encoding sensor domain-containing diguanylate cyclase: MRESGLLEIENHPTYDRLTRLAKRLFAVPVAMINLVDEHVVVVKSADGADATNLPRNLSFCGHTVLNETPLVVPDTLDDARFADNPLATDDNPVRFYAGHPLRLPNGATVGSLCIIDHQPRQFSPADVEALADLAALVEVEFAATCATIIDDLTGLYNRRGFHHLATYAIGAARRRAEPLTLAWLDLDRFKQINARFGRADGDNALKAMAGLLSSTFREADVLARYGGDEFAILFANSDEKGAWIAMQYLTEQAAVWNEHAEFPWALSFSWGVIEFNHDRDDLESWLKTADRMMYSMKQQRGTGC
- a CDS encoding GNAT family N-acetyltransferase, which gives rise to MMTSPAIQIFSRDEILAHLPQLADILHSCVTGGASVSFMLPYSHEQASAFWRGVADSVGRGERTVLVSINAEGQLTGTVQLIVDQPDNQPHRADVAKLLVHQNARRCGDAGRLMQALESVARDQGKTVLVLDTATGSGAETFYQRAGWQKVGEIPRYALMPDGKMTGTSVFYKFL
- a CDS encoding tagaturonate reductase; its protein translation is MNTLNRRDFPGALYPERIIQFGEGNFLRAFIDWQIDLLNEHTDLNAGIAIVRPIKSDFPPSLSTQDGLYTTIIRGLNEQGEAVSDARLIRSVNREISVYDQYDEFLKLAHNPEMRFVFSNTTEAGISYHAGDKFEDAPAVSYPAKLTRLLFERFSHFNGAADKGWVIVPCELIDYNGDALRELVLRYAEEWALPAAFTQWLNDANSFCSTLVDRIVTGYPRDEVAQLEASLGYHDAFLDTAEHFYLFVIQGPKSLAQELRLDKLALNVLIVDDIKPYKERKVAILNGAHTALVPVAFQAGLDTVGEAMNDTEICAFVEKAIHEEIIPVLDLPRDELASFASAVTGRFRNPYIKHQLLSIALNGMTKYRTRILPQLLAGQQASGKLPARLTFALAALIAFYRAERNGESYPVQDDAHWISRFQQLWTQHHDQQITTRELVTAVLSVSEHWEQDLTQVNGLVEQVAQDLDAILHKGMREAVKPLC